The proteins below are encoded in one region of Chaetodon trifascialis isolate fChaTrf1 chromosome 11, fChaTrf1.hap1, whole genome shotgun sequence:
- the abhd4 gene encoding (Lyso)-N-acylphosphatidylethanolamine lipase has protein sequence MDPATAPIHTDCETESSPVWSWWPSWRPTSMSLLKTTESKILACIQNDLWARFVTLPNQDRIWTLTVTNKMARKPAEQAPKTPLVMVHGFGGGVGLWIRNIEALSRSRPVYAFDLLGFGRSSRPPFPSDAAKAEEQFVDSIEQWRQSVGLENMILLGHSLGGYLATSYAIQYPSRVSHLILVDPWGFPERAQTQTQESQGQGAETVKRPPIPRWVKAIAAVVSLFNPLAVIRAAGPWGPGLVNRFRPDFKRKFEDLFDDDTMTQYIYHCNAQTPSGEVGFRAMAESLGWAKRPMLQRVHLLPPSMPLTMLYGARSWVDSSSGDRVVQIRNQAHTKVQLINDASHNVYADQPEEFNRVVEKICNSVN, from the exons ATGGATCCTGCTACAGCTCCGATACACACCGACTGTGAGACAGA ATCTAGTCCAGTCTGGAGCTGGTGGCCTTCCTGGCGTCCAACCTCCATGTCCCTTTTGAAGACTACCGAGTCCAAGATTCTCGCCT GTATTCAGAATGACCTGTGGGCGAGGTTTGTGACCCTACCAAACCAGGATCGCATATGGACTCTGACCGTCACCAACAAGATGGCACGCAAACCTGCAGAACAAG ccCCAAAGACTCCCCTGGTGATGGTCCACGGCTTTGGAGGAGGGGTAGGCCTGTGGATCAGGAACATTGAGGCACTGAGTCGGTCACGGCCTGTTTACGCCTTTGACCTGCTGGGCTTTGGCAGGAGCTCCAGGCCCCCCTTCCCCTCAGATGCTGCCAAGGCAGAGGAGCAGTTTGTGGATTCTATTGAGCAGTGGAGGCAGTCTGTGGGTCTGGAGAACATGATTCTGCTGGGACACAGTCTGGGGGGGTACCTGGCTACCTCCTACGCCATCCAGTACCCTTCTAG agtgTCACATCTTATCCTGGTGGACCCCTGGGGTTTCCCTGAGCGAGCCCAGACTCAGACCCAAGAGAGTCAGGGTCAGGGGGCAGAGACTGTGAAGAGGCCGCCCATTCCACGCTGGGTAAAAGCTATTGCAGCGGTGGTTTCCCTCTTCAACCCACTGGCTGTGATCAGAGCAGCAGGCCCGTGGG GTCCAGGCCTGGTGAACAGATTCCGTCCTGATTTCAAAAGGAAATTCGAAGACCTGTTTGATGATGATACCATGACGCAGTACATCTACCACTGTAATGCACAAACCCCGAG TGGTGAGGTGGGTTTCCGGGCCATGGCAGAGTCTCTGGGCTGGGCTAAGAGGCCCATGCTGCAGCGTGTTCACCTCCTGCCCCCCTCCATGCCCCTCACCATGCTGTATGGAGCACGATCCTGGGTGGACAGCTCGTCTGGGGACAGAGTGGTCCAGATCAGGAACCAGGCCCACACCAAAGTGCAG CTGATAAATGACGCCTCTCACAACGTGTATGCTGATCAACCAGAGGAGTTCAACAGAGTGGTGGAAAAAATATGTAACTCTGTGAACTGA
- the pigr gene encoding polymeric immunoglobulin receptor isoform X2 yields MPKPLVLVLGLLPWIPALLCRVTTVREHVVLEGESLTVPCQYEPQYASYVKYWCRGSMREFCSSLARTDDIRSDDPAEDKLSIFDDQVQLVFTVTMNNLKEADSGWYMCGVEIGGAWTADVVTFTYIKVIHGLSVVSSQLSGEEGSSITVECLYSERYRQSEKKWCRSGDWSSCLLTGSEGNYEDTSVAISDDRTRTFTVTLKKLQLRDTGWYWCSAGQQQIAVHVLVTPRPTTTVSVTSRPTPSQSVAPSLPPPNSLTEQSRTSRRQDHILEWLLLCTSLMLLVGMVILVRKLWRLHNPRNPFLEQDPVLRQANEEKARISKYSDLQHADVVFLKRNYQDAHMC; encoded by the exons ATGCCGAAGCCCCTCGTACTCGTCCTCGGCCTGTTGCCATGGATCCCAG CCCTCCTCTGCAGGGTAACCACCGTGAGAGAGCATGTAGTCCTGGAGGGGGAATCCCTCACAGTCCCGTGTCAGTATGAGCCCCAGTATGCCAGCTATGTGAAATACTGGTGTCGGGGGAGCATGAGGGAGTTCTGCTCCAGCTTAGCTCGGACGGATGACATCCGTTCGGACGACCCAGCTGAGGACAAACTGAGCATTTTCGACGACCAGGTCCAGCTGGTGTTCACTGTGACCATGAACAACCTGAAGGAGGCGGACTCTGGGTGGTACATGTGTGGCGTCGAGATAGGTGGTGCGTGGACTGCTGATGTCGTCACTTTCACTTACATCAAGGTCATTCACG gtttgtcTGTGGTGAGCAGCCAACTGAGTGGCGAGGAGGGGAGTAGCATCACAGTTGAATGCCTCTACAGTGAGAGATACAG GCAAAGTGAGAAGAAGTGGTGTCGGAGTGGAGATTGGAGCTCGTGTCTGCTGACAGGCTCTGAAGGGAACTACGAAGACACTTCAGTGGCCATCAGTGATGACAGAACTAGGACTTTCACTGTAACCTTAAAGAAGCTGCAGTTGAGAGATACCGGCTGGTACTGGTGTtctgcaggacagcagcagatagCCGTGCACGTGCTGGTCACACCCCGGCCCACGACTA CTGTGTCTGTGACATCCCGACCAACACCAAGTCAGTCTGTTGCACCGTCGCTGCCTCCACCCAACTCCCTCACCGAGCAGTCCCGGACCAGCCGCAGACAAGA tcacattttggAGTGGTTGCTGCTGTGTACTTCTTTGATGCTCCTCGTGGGCATGGTCATATTGGTGAGGAAGTTGTGGAGACTGCACA ATCCTCGGAATCCATTTCTGGAGCAGGATCCTGTGTTGAGACAAGCCAACGAGGAGAAAGCAAGGATCAGT aaGTACTCAGACCTGCAACACGCTGATGTTGTTTTCCTGAAGAGGAACTACCAGGATGCACATATGTGCTGA
- the pigr gene encoding polymeric immunoglobulin receptor isoform X3, which produces MPKPLVLVLGLLPWIPALLCRVTTVREHVVLEGESLTVPCQYEPQYASYVKYWCRGSMREFCSSLARTDDIRSDDPAEDKLSIFDDQVQLVFTVTMNNLKEADSGWYMCGVEIGGAWTADVVTFTYIKVIHGLSVVSSQLSGEEGSSITVECLYSERYRQSEKKWCRSGDWSSCLLTGSEGNYEDTSVAISDDRTRTFTVTLKKLQLRDTGWYWCSAGQQQIAVHVLVTPRPTTTAVSVTSRPTPSQSVAPSLPPPNSLTEQSRTSRRQDHILEWLLLCTSLMLLVGMVILVRKLWRLHNPRNPFLEQDPVLRQANEEKARISYSDLQHADVVFLKRNYQDAHMC; this is translated from the exons ATGCCGAAGCCCCTCGTACTCGTCCTCGGCCTGTTGCCATGGATCCCAG CCCTCCTCTGCAGGGTAACCACCGTGAGAGAGCATGTAGTCCTGGAGGGGGAATCCCTCACAGTCCCGTGTCAGTATGAGCCCCAGTATGCCAGCTATGTGAAATACTGGTGTCGGGGGAGCATGAGGGAGTTCTGCTCCAGCTTAGCTCGGACGGATGACATCCGTTCGGACGACCCAGCTGAGGACAAACTGAGCATTTTCGACGACCAGGTCCAGCTGGTGTTCACTGTGACCATGAACAACCTGAAGGAGGCGGACTCTGGGTGGTACATGTGTGGCGTCGAGATAGGTGGTGCGTGGACTGCTGATGTCGTCACTTTCACTTACATCAAGGTCATTCACG gtttgtcTGTGGTGAGCAGCCAACTGAGTGGCGAGGAGGGGAGTAGCATCACAGTTGAATGCCTCTACAGTGAGAGATACAG GCAAAGTGAGAAGAAGTGGTGTCGGAGTGGAGATTGGAGCTCGTGTCTGCTGACAGGCTCTGAAGGGAACTACGAAGACACTTCAGTGGCCATCAGTGATGACAGAACTAGGACTTTCACTGTAACCTTAAAGAAGCTGCAGTTGAGAGATACCGGCTGGTACTGGTGTtctgcaggacagcagcagatagCCGTGCACGTGCTGGTCACACCCCGGCCCACGACTA CAGCTGTGTCTGTGACATCCCGACCAACACCAAGTCAGTCTGTTGCACCGTCGCTGCCTCCACCCAACTCCCTCACCGAGCAGTCCCGGACCAGCCGCAGACAAGA tcacattttggAGTGGTTGCTGCTGTGTACTTCTTTGATGCTCCTCGTGGGCATGGTCATATTGGTGAGGAAGTTGTGGAGACTGCACA ATCCTCGGAATCCATTTCTGGAGCAGGATCCTGTGTTGAGACAAGCCAACGAGGAGAAAGCAAGGATCAGT TACTCAGACCTGCAACACGCTGATGTTGTTTTCCTGAAGAGGAACTACCAGGATGCACATATGTGCTGA
- the dad1 gene encoding dolichyl-diphosphooligosaccharide--protein glycosyltransferase subunit DAD1 yields the protein MSNSVISVISRFLEEYTTTTPNKLKVVDAYLLYILLTGALQFLYCLLVGTFPFNSFLSGFISCVGAFILAVCLRIQINPQNKGEFLSISPERAFADFLFAHTVLHLVVMNFIG from the exons ATGTCGAATTCCGTCATATCGGTCATTTCTCGGTTTCTAGAGGAGTACACCACCACGACTCCCAACAAGCTGAAAGTGGTGGATGCATATCTGCTGTACATCTTGTTGACGGGAGCGCTGCAGTTCCTCTACTGTCTGCTCGTCGGTACCTTTCCCTTCAACAGCTTTCTGTCGGGCTTCATCTCGTGTGTGGGTGCTTTCATTCTAGCAG tgtgtCTTCGTATCCAGATCAACCCACAGAATAAAGGAGAGTTCCTGTCCATCTCCCCAGAGAGAGCCTTCGCTGACTTCCTGTTCGCTCACACTGTCCTCCATCTGGTTGTGATGAATTTCATTGGTTGA
- the tgm1l1 gene encoding protein-glutamine gamma-glutamyltransferase K has protein sequence MPGERLTVRGTSEIGRFPGAAPPTRVELTIHKEGEKKQEEGGCRRWFKKMCPCCLKRQSSASCDVTDKVNLIKPPAPAPAPEPAKPKPENGEAKEMEEIKLTVRSVDLLSSKTGQNRQEHHTDLYHGEELIIRRGQTFQIELELNRPFSADSDKLHLDMKTGPLPTVSKGTHVIIPLVDHLEDERWEAKVVEQNGNKVKLSVNSPSNAVCGLYGLTVTSSSSTGETAATHNSSKNIIMLFNPWCEEDTVFLDDEEERKEYVLNDTGRIYYGTEKQIGARTWNFGQFHDGILEACLFILEKSDMPASGRADPVNVVRVISAMINAQDDFGVLVGNWSGDYSDGVSPAAWSSSVEILRKYHSSDGTPVSYGQCWVFSGVTTTVLRCLGIPARSVTNFQSAHDTDVSLTTDVYFDENMDPIDYLNSDSVWNFHVWNDCWMARPDLPPGHGGWQAVDSTPQETSQGTFRCGPASVSAIRSGQVYLKHDTPFVFAEVNSDKIYWQRNLDGTFSQIHSEKKAVGHFISTKAVGSDERADITHLYKHQEGSEEERIAVETASRYGSKPNVYSTPMAEDVSVEVKMEGEGPRMGADAQLSILVKNLSSQPRRTTLHSQVAVMYYTGVLKGTIKKEQILLELSPNEERTIEFMLPYQQYQNQLVDQAALMLTLSGRVSETQQVLANQTTFRLRTPDLTITPLGDAVVGKEMAAKITFTNPLPRMLKGVVFRVEGLGLQKGHEVVVGDVSGHSTVTLTEHFIPTQPGPRKLVASLDCKQLTQVHGVADIVVLEQ, from the exons ATGCCAGGTGAGAGGTTGACAGTAAGAGGGACGTCGGAGATTGGGCGTTTCCCGGGAGCAGCCCCGCCCACCAGGGTGGAGCTGACCATTCACAAAGAGGGCgagaagaaacaggaagagggaggCTGTCGCCGCTGGTTCAAGAAGATGTGTCCATGTTGCTTGAAGCGCCAGAGCAGCGCCTCCTGTGATGTTACAGATAAGGTGAATTTGATCAAACCTCCAGCCCCTGCGCCGGCCCCGGAGCCTGCCAAGCCGAAGCCTGAGAATGGAGAAGCAAAGGAAATGGAAG AAATAAAACTGACGGTGCGATCTGTGGACCTGCTGAGCTCCAAGACGGGTCAGAACAGACAGGAGCATCACACTGACCTGTATCACGGGGAGGAGCTGATCATCCGCAGAGGACAGACTTTCCAGATAGAGCTGGAGCTCAACAGGCCCTTCAGTGCTGACTCTGACAAGTTGCACCTGGACATGAAAACAG GTCCCCTGCCCACGGTGTCCAAAGGCACCCACGTCATCATTCCACTGGTGGATCACCTGGAGGATGAGCGCTGGGAGGCCAAGGTTGTAGAGCAGAACGGCAACAAGGTGAAGCTGTCCGTCAACTCCCCATCCAATGCCGTGTGCGGCCTGTACGGGCTCACGGTGACCAGTAGCTCTTCAACAGGCGAGACAGCAGCTACTCACAACTCCAGCAAGAACATCATCATGCTCTTCAACCCTTGGTGTGAAG AGGACACGGTGTTCCTGGAtgacgaggaggagaggaaggagtaCGTGCTGAATGACACAGGGAGGATTTACTACGGCACAGAGAAACAAATAGGCGCTCGCACGTGGAACTTTGGGCAG tttcatGATGGAATCCTGGAAGCATGTCTGTTTATCCTGGAGAAGAGCGACATGCCTGCATCTGGTCGAGCAGATCCTGTCAATGTGGTTCGAGTCATATCTGCCATG ATAAACGCTCAGGATGACTTTGGGGTTCTGGTAGGGAACTGGTCTGGGGATTACTCTGACGGAGTGTCTCCCGCGGCGTGGAGCAGCAGCGTGGAGATCCTGAGGAAATACCACTCGTCCGATGGAACGCCTGTGTCATATGGACAGTGCTGGGTCTTCTCTGGGGTCACTACAACAG TGCTGCGGTGTCTTGGCATACCTGCCCGCAGTGTGACCAACTTCCAGTCTGCCCATGACACTGATGTATCCCTCACTACAGATGTCTATTTCGATGAGAATATGGACCCGATCGACTACCTCAATAGTGATTCTGTCTG GAACTTCCATGTGTGGAATGACTGCTGGATGGCAAGACCAGACCTGCCCCCTGGACATGGAGGCTGGCAGGCTGTTGACTCCACTCCCCAGGAAACGAGCCAGGGCACCTTCCGCTGCGGCCCCGCCTCTGTCAGCGCCATCCGCTCCGGCCAGGTCTACCTCAAACACGACACGCCGTTTGTCTTCGCTGAG GTCAACAGTGATAAGATCTACTGGCAGAGGAACCTGGATGGCACTTTCAGCCAGATCCACAGTGAGAAGAAAGCTGTCGGCCACTTCATCAGCACTAAAGCAGTGGGCTCTGACGAGCGGGCAGACATCACACACCTGTACAAACACCAAGAAG GTTCGGAAGAGGAACGTATCGCCGTGGAGACTGCCAGTCGCTATGGCAGCAAGCCAAATGTCTACTCCACGCCCATGGCAGAGGATGTTAGTGTGGAGGTGAAGATGGAGGGTGAGGGGCCCAGGATGGGTGCTGACGCCCAGCTGAGCATCCTGGTGAAGAACCTGAGCTCGCAGCCTCGTCGGACCACTCTGCACAGCCAGGTGGCCGTCATGTACTACACTGGTGTGCTGAAGGGCACCATCAAGAAGGAGCAGATCCTTTTGGAGCTTTCGCCCAATGAAG AAAGGACCATTGAGTTTATGCTGCCCTACCAACAGTACCAAAACCAGCTGGTGGATCAGGCAGCTCTGATGCTGACCCTCTCTGGAAGAGTCAGCGAGACCCAACAAGTATTAGCCAACCAGACCACCTTCAGGCTCCGTACACCTGACCTCACCATCACG CCTTTGGGAGACGCTGTGGTTGGTAAGGAGATGGCAGCCAAGATTACCTTCACCAACCCCTTGCCACGCATGCTAAAGGGAGTGGTGTTCAGAGTGGAGGGCCTGGGTCTGCAGAAGGGCCACGAAGTGGTTGTAGG TGATGTCAGCGGCCACTCCACCGTGACATTGACAGAGCACTTCATTCCCACCCAGCCCGGACCCAGGAAGCTGGTGGCGTCGCTCGACTGTAAACAGCTCACACAAGTGCACGGAGTGGCTGATATCGTGGTTCtggagcagtga
- the pigr gene encoding polymeric immunoglobulin receptor isoform X1 yields the protein MPKPLVLVLGLLPWIPALLCRVTTVREHVVLEGESLTVPCQYEPQYASYVKYWCRGSMREFCSSLARTDDIRSDDPAEDKLSIFDDQVQLVFTVTMNNLKEADSGWYMCGVEIGGAWTADVVTFTYIKVIHGLSVVSSQLSGEEGSSITVECLYSERYRQSEKKWCRSGDWSSCLLTGSEGNYEDTSVAISDDRTRTFTVTLKKLQLRDTGWYWCSAGQQQIAVHVLVTPRPTTTAVSVTSRPTPSQSVAPSLPPPNSLTEQSRTSRRQDHILEWLLLCTSLMLLVGMVILVRKLWRLHNPRNPFLEQDPVLRQANEEKARISKYSDLQHADVVFLKRNYQDAHMC from the exons ATGCCGAAGCCCCTCGTACTCGTCCTCGGCCTGTTGCCATGGATCCCAG CCCTCCTCTGCAGGGTAACCACCGTGAGAGAGCATGTAGTCCTGGAGGGGGAATCCCTCACAGTCCCGTGTCAGTATGAGCCCCAGTATGCCAGCTATGTGAAATACTGGTGTCGGGGGAGCATGAGGGAGTTCTGCTCCAGCTTAGCTCGGACGGATGACATCCGTTCGGACGACCCAGCTGAGGACAAACTGAGCATTTTCGACGACCAGGTCCAGCTGGTGTTCACTGTGACCATGAACAACCTGAAGGAGGCGGACTCTGGGTGGTACATGTGTGGCGTCGAGATAGGTGGTGCGTGGACTGCTGATGTCGTCACTTTCACTTACATCAAGGTCATTCACG gtttgtcTGTGGTGAGCAGCCAACTGAGTGGCGAGGAGGGGAGTAGCATCACAGTTGAATGCCTCTACAGTGAGAGATACAG GCAAAGTGAGAAGAAGTGGTGTCGGAGTGGAGATTGGAGCTCGTGTCTGCTGACAGGCTCTGAAGGGAACTACGAAGACACTTCAGTGGCCATCAGTGATGACAGAACTAGGACTTTCACTGTAACCTTAAAGAAGCTGCAGTTGAGAGATACCGGCTGGTACTGGTGTtctgcaggacagcagcagatagCCGTGCACGTGCTGGTCACACCCCGGCCCACGACTA CAGCTGTGTCTGTGACATCCCGACCAACACCAAGTCAGTCTGTTGCACCGTCGCTGCCTCCACCCAACTCCCTCACCGAGCAGTCCCGGACCAGCCGCAGACAAGA tcacattttggAGTGGTTGCTGCTGTGTACTTCTTTGATGCTCCTCGTGGGCATGGTCATATTGGTGAGGAAGTTGTGGAGACTGCACA ATCCTCGGAATCCATTTCTGGAGCAGGATCCTGTGTTGAGACAAGCCAACGAGGAGAAAGCAAGGATCAGT aaGTACTCAGACCTGCAACACGCTGATGTTGTTTTCCTGAAGAGGAACTACCAGGATGCACATATGTGCTGA